TTCATTAAGTCCTTGGCGTTCTTTCGTGATTTTTCTCTGTGGATTCGCCGGCATTCGCGATTTGAAagcggaaagatttcgagagGCGACGGGTGAATCAAGACAGGAGTGATTCGCTTTTCGGGGTTGTATCGTAGTTTGGAGGCCCGTATTTGCTAGAGAATATCAAGACAGGCAAGTGTATTTATCGCAACATTTTCTTACGGAACACATCGATTCGATAAAGgggctcttttttttttaacgaatggCTGACTTTCACTCTGTTTGCCAGTCCACCCTTCATGCAGAAATCAGTTAACGCTTCCGTGGCAGTCCACGCAAGACTGAGCAAGCCAATCGATGACCGCACCGACACATGAATGTTGTCGTGCGGTCATTTCCAATGACCTTCGATAATTTGCATTTCACACCAGACAGTAGCGGAAGTAGTAACGTGCAATTCGTTGTTGTCAAAGCCAACAAAGGTATTAATTATTAAAGCATTGTTTTGAACTTGGATCGCAATGTTTTTGAAGGAAGCCGACGAAGAAAATGTCACTAAGGTGACGATACACCAAATTTAGCATTAAGGTCAAACCTCCTGAAACTGCCGGCATTTGATTATTTACTTTGActtagacaaaagaaaaaacaacccACGCAATTCAATCAATCTGGAGACCTTAAATTGGAGCATACCTCTCTCACACACCAAGAGCTATTGTCGAAGTAATATATCAATCATAAGGAAGAGTGTTGCATCAAATATCCAAACAGTGAGAAGTGGGTTCAAAAAGCGAGGCGCAGCCGAGCTTttaaaccaacttcgaagtgttcgGATATGTGATGAAACTCTCTTTCGAGTTTTTGATATAGCTGcgcaaagcattgataattcttagagaaattcaaagcaaaagtgcATCGAATCTTGTGATAATTATGATCACTTATCCAAACCTTCTtaacggtagtgatttcctttgttttctcttcatgaattattaatgagagTTTAAGAAGGGAGATTTCGCGCCTATAAAATAAGCATAGACAGTCAACATCCAttgaaataggccatttccgagttctctTCATTCTCtgtttcaaagcgagtctaagtgcgaaatttttgttatggtaattagttccaatttcaatatgaatgaaaactgattttcataacaaagacttcgcacttagcctcgatttgaaatggaggctgaggtcaactcggaaatggcctattacatGTGGCCTGCGCATTAGCTTAGTTAGTTTCCTCTTTCCATTATTCTGTTAGTCAAGATTCCACGTCGAAGGAAAATATATGAATAAGTTCTACTACTATTCTGGTCTCTGCGACCATCGCATTCTTCAAGACGAAGTGTAGTATGTCAAGACTCGTACGGAAACTGTGATTGACTAAACATTAACTTTGGTTTTCAATTGTAGCAGCTCAGTGGATGATCCAGCATGGAAAGAGGTCGTTAAACGATATAGAGATATTGtggaaagagaaaataaattccTTCGTTCGTTTCCAGCCCACCATGGTGGCCAGGTATCACCGCTGGCTGCTCATGCGGCGCAAGCCAAGAAAGCCTTGTCAATTCCAGGAGGTGACATAAGTATCAAAAGACCGCGACCTTGGCCGCCATCTGAGGAGGTGACACATGCATGTGGTGTTCCAGTGGAGCATGTTTGCAAAGGTGCTTCTGAAAAAATAGGAGATAGGTGTCTCCCAAAGATCTTGGCGGTGTTTAGTTTGGATTCTTCAAATCCAGGAAATATGGTAATTGAAAGCCGTAGCAGGAAGATCACTCCAAGCTTGAATCCCATCAAAGATAATACTTCAAGACGTGGGGCTCAACATGGATTGCTTTCCTGTAAGAAATCTTGTGTAGCAGTTAATGTTATAGACCTTACGGTTGACGATGATGACGAAACGAACTGCAGACTCGACGAAAAGGCAAGGAGCAGTGCTGTGCAGGAAGCGTGCGTCGATGATGGAAAACAAATCCAGCAAAGTCCACCCTGTAAGAGTATGGTTGATAAAGGGAATGAGCCTTGTAATACCAGATTTAGCCGGCGCAAACGTAAGGCAGTCGTTGTAcagaaaaggaagatttcgtCAACCGGCGACCCTCTCAAACGGCTCTGCATCTCCAAGAGTTCAAGGAATGAAGATTACAAGAAGAGCGGTACTGTTACCGACCTAAGCGACAGCAAATTAATCGAGAAAGGTGACAAGGAAGCTGTTAATATCATCGACCATAACGAAATTTATCAGCAAGGTAGCATTGAGAACGAAAGCAATTCTCCACGAATGAAAAATCGAGAGAGGAAGATAATGGATCTTAAAGTCAGGCTAGCGCAGCAGAACGACAAACTTGCAAGATTAAAAGCCTTAGGAGATTTCGGCACGGTTTTAGGCAACAACCAGGAAGAAAGATGTCATTCAGCAAGAGATAAATTACAGCAGAAAGAAAATCATACAGGAGAATTAGCGATTAAACCAGTGAACCTTGAAGATATCTGTCAGCACGTGTTGAAGTCGTTTGATATTATTAATTCACGAAAACTCAACATCAATGAAAGCTTGCCTGAAACGGTTCCAAGTGGCGCCAATAATGTAAGCGATGGCTGTCCTCTTAAGAGCATCACCGAGCAGGATGAATTCCTGTTTCAGCTGGGTCTGGGAAGAAGGATTGCCGAGTTAAGATGAGGAATACTTTGAAAGCTAAAGAGACGAATGTGCGGGTggatgtaacattttctttttattttgttgcttCCAGGGGTTACTGTGACATTCTCTCTGATTTGCTAGTATACCACTGCAAATGTATCTTCATTAAAATTATTGGAGTTTGGGAGCGTATTTTTTTCCTGCAAATATACGCGATTGCATCAAATAGCTTTCTATGTTCAACCAATGTTTTTTTACTTTACATAAGTATGCGTAATTATGCAGTGTTGTAACATGAATTGACAATTCATTTAAAGCCCTTGGTCTGTTAttagtacaccttttgctgttcattaacAGTAACGGGATATTCATTCAAGCGAAGAAGCATTGTTATTAGAGCGAACAGGCATACAACACGAACGAAACGAAGTTTCAGGAGTGCGATGGAACGCTCATTAACGAATTTAGCATAAAGTTTGAAAATCATGAATATGTTTCTGCAGGTTCATTAGTGTTTTCGAACTTTCATTAGCATCTTTGTGTAATCAATAAACAAATTCACAGATTTAGTAACGCTTTTTGCATATTCATTAGCGAAATACATTGTGTATCTGCAGGATTtcaactttcttttcattttttgcaaCCGTGAATATAGCTCTTTACAAATATACCTGGAATTGGGTATAAATATCAAGTCACTGTGAGTTACATTGCCTCTAGTTTTTACGATGGATTACATGTAGAATGGCTGTCACAAAGAAACCGAATTTCGAATGAAGTTAGAGTGCGTCTTGTGAGGTCCTTTGAAGACCCCACAGAAGGTTATCAGATGGTTGCTGATACATTGGATGTAAACCGTTCTGCGGCCAGGGGTATCTTTTCTCGGTAAATCCGTGAGGACAGAGTCAAGAGCGACTACGAGGCGGACGCAACAACGTGAAAGTGGACGACGATATAAAGCAATGCCTAAACGACATAATAGACAATAATTACATTCTAACGCTGACTGAAATCAACAGAGAACTTAGACGGAGGCTTCCAAGAAAACCTCAAATATATGACCGCACGGTAGAAAGAACACTTGATGGTATGCTTGGTAAGTCTTAAATTGGCCAGACCTCTACTAGTTAATAGAAACCGCCCAGAAGTGATTCAAGCCGTTTTGAATACGCCAATTGGTTTCTTAATAGAGGTGTGGTCGGTCATTGCTTCTTTATAGATGAATGTGGCTATAACATCTGGACTGCCAGAAGCTATGGCCGAGCAGCAGATCTAGAAGGAGAGAGGGCCTTAAGACAGTTATGCAGGTAACGAGGTAGGAATGTAATCATTGTGATTGCTGTATTCCCAAGAGCTGGCTTGCCTTCCCCCAAACGACCAGGTTTTCTTGATTTACGACAAAACACCTGCTCATCGCAATGCAAATAATTCAGGTGCCAATAGCGAGCTTAAGCCCCTTCCAGCTTACAGTCCCTTTCTAAACCTGGTGAAACAGGCCATTAGCTGCTTAAAGGAAGCTATAAAGACTTACTTGTCCAGTCTCGACCAGCAACGTTCAATGGGCGACAGAGacgaagcaagaagagaaggcCTACCACTTGAAAAGTTGAGAAAAATATTGCTACTTAGGGCAACTAGCTACAAAGAACATAAATGCTATCACGCCACAAAAATGCATGCCGTGGTACAGCCACATACAAACCTATCTTCCATTGAAGATGCTTAAATGGagaagaaattcaaaaataaattcACTTCTTTCACTTGTGAGAGTGCAATGTGTGAATTTGTCTATTGATTGCACAAAGACGCTAATGGAAGTTCGAAAACGCTAATGAACATGTACAAACATGTTCATGATTGTCAAATTCTGTGCTAAATTCGTTAATGAACTTCGTTCGTGTTATTGTACGCCTGTTCGCTCTAATGACAATGCTTTTTCGCTTGAATGAATATCCCTTTGTCGTTAATGAGCTGCAAAAGGTGTGAAACAAAAGTGGAATTGTTGTAGGTACTCATGGGAAATTTatttaaacaaaagcaaagtttTAACGCACTATGACAATAGTGCGCATTAAAATGACGGAGGTGAAACCCTCCTTCTACCTCAACGAAAGATCATCTGCAGAAAGAAGTTGCATAAGGAGAGATAAGGTTGTATCCATCAGATGCTTTGGGGAAACTTGACCGATTTCGATGAACTCCTTTTCTATCGAGCAAGCTCTTTTATGTTTAGACCTTAACTCGAAGTAAAACAAAGAAGGCAGGCATAGTAAACTTCACATGCTGTTTGTTTTAGGCAAAAAAAGAAGTTTTGGTCCGCGGTATTTGAAAACGAGGGTTTTAGTTAACGTGCGGCTAACTTCTCCAAGGTTCAGgctcaagaaaagaaaagtgcaacTTTTGATAACTAGGAACAGGGGCGGatttcgggggggggggggcgaggCGGCCGCGGCCCCCGCTTTGAGTTCatcagatatttttttttgtcaaaatatacaatgtttttatcattttgtaaGCAGGCTGTTggaactttttatttttttagctaAAGTGTGAGTTTTCGCTAATAGTATGACCAAAGTTAATAAGCTTTCAACTTACAGGCGTAAATATTTCAATTCATCTTTGCGCTTTGTGAAGAATGTTTATCAAAGCACCATGAGAGAGGAGCGCCTAAACGCACTGTTACTGCTCTTTATTCACAAGGACATAGCTTTGGATTATGCGGCAATCGTTGATGACTATCCCAAGCGTAACCAGCGAAGAATGACATTCGTCAATCCCCTACAGTGACTCTTAGTTAAGTGATTTCGTTGACATGAATGAATGCAATTACACCATAATGCAAAGCTAAGTGGCCTTGTAAAGTAATGCCATAGCCTTCAATTATA
This genomic stretch from Acropora muricata isolate sample 2 chromosome 5, ASM3666990v1, whole genome shotgun sequence harbors:
- the LOC136916273 gene encoding uncharacterized protein isoform X2, with the translated sequence MINSSSSIIEKCKSKRTMSVAMQIGHPSSSLDQGGENWHLSPFHSPEKEPFTALDNSSVDDPAWKEVVKRYRDIVERENKFLRSFPAHHGGQVSPLAAHAAQAKKALSIPGGDISIKRPRPWPPSEEVTHACGVPVEHVCKGASEKIGDRCLPKILAVFSLDSSNPGNMVIESRSRKITPSLNPIKDNTSRRGAQHGLLSCKKSCVAVNVIDLTVDDDDETNCRLDEKARSSAVQEACVDDGKQIQQSPPCKSMVDKGNEPCNTRFSRRKRKAVVVQKRKISSTGDPLKRLCISKSSRNEDYKKSGTVTDLSDSKLIEKGDKEAVNIIDHNEIYQQGSIENESNSPRMKNRERKIMDLKVRLAQQNDKLARLKALGDFGTVLGNNQEERCHSARDKLQQKENHTGELAIKPVNLEDICQHVLKSFDIINSRKLNINESLPETVPSGANNVSDGCPLKSITEQDEFLFQLGLGRRIAELR
- the LOC136916273 gene encoding uncharacterized protein isoform X3, with amino-acid sequence MKSTVDDYHCTLTRGEARSVDEAVDNSSNNGYKSTGLIPPCSSHLRGSTFNSSSVDDPAWKEVVKRYRDIVERENKFLRSFPAHHGGQVSPLAAHAAQAKKALSIPGGDISIKRPRPWPPSEEVTHACGVPVEHVCKGASEKIGDRCLPKILAVFSLDSSNPGNMVIESRSRKITPSLNPIKDNTSRRGAQHGLLSCKKSCVAVNVIDLTVDDDDETNCRLDEKARSSAVQEACVDDGKQIQQSPPCKSMVDKGNEPCNTRFSRRKRKAVVVQKRKISSTGDPLKRLCISKSSRNEDYKKSGTVTDLSDSKLIEKGDKEAVNIIDHNEIYQQGSIENESNSPRMKNRERKIMDLKVRLAQQNDKLARLKALGDFGTVLGNNQEERCHSARDKLQQKENHTGELAIKPVNLEDICQHVLKSFDIINSRKLNINESLPETVPSGANNVSDGCPLKSITEQDEFLFQLGLGRRIAELR
- the LOC136916273 gene encoding uncharacterized protein isoform X1; translation: MFGSLKYMITSARQDTDHSNSEIGLKSIKEVPAQRIESFSMESGEMSKHVQLGQSNVSSSVDDPAWKEVVKRYRDIVERENKFLRSFPAHHGGQVSPLAAHAAQAKKALSIPGGDISIKRPRPWPPSEEVTHACGVPVEHVCKGASEKIGDRCLPKILAVFSLDSSNPGNMVIESRSRKITPSLNPIKDNTSRRGAQHGLLSCKKSCVAVNVIDLTVDDDDETNCRLDEKARSSAVQEACVDDGKQIQQSPPCKSMVDKGNEPCNTRFSRRKRKAVVVQKRKISSTGDPLKRLCISKSSRNEDYKKSGTVTDLSDSKLIEKGDKEAVNIIDHNEIYQQGSIENESNSPRMKNRERKIMDLKVRLAQQNDKLARLKALGDFGTVLGNNQEERCHSARDKLQQKENHTGELAIKPVNLEDICQHVLKSFDIINSRKLNINESLPETVPSGANNVSDGCPLKSITEQDEFLFQLGLGRRIAELR
- the LOC136916273 gene encoding uncharacterized protein isoform X4 yields the protein MKSTVDDYHCTLTRGEARSVDEAVDNSSNNGYKSTGLIPPCSSHLRGSTFNSSVDDPAWKEVVKRYRDIVERENKFLRSFPAHHGGQVSPLAAHAAQAKKALSIPGGDISIKRPRPWPPSEEVTHACGVPVEHVCKGASEKIGDRCLPKILAVFSLDSSNPGNMVIESRSRKITPSLNPIKDNTSRRGAQHGLLSCKKSCVAVNVIDLTVDDDDETNCRLDEKARSSAVQEACVDDGKQIQQSPPCKSMVDKGNEPCNTRFSRRKRKAVVVQKRKISSTGDPLKRLCISKSSRNEDYKKSGTVTDLSDSKLIEKGDKEAVNIIDHNEIYQQGSIENESNSPRMKNRERKIMDLKVRLAQQNDKLARLKALGDFGTVLGNNQEERCHSARDKLQQKENHTGELAIKPVNLEDICQHVLKSFDIINSRKLNINESLPETVPSGANNVSDGCPLKSITEQDEFLFQLGLGRRIAELR